atttcttcTGAATACCAATTTATTGTTAATCGCAAAATATAGGTTTACAGAGaaatttactggttgcataattgcattatttgtccatgtagtacacagttatagaagggaattatttataatcgcactatccgttatcacccagatgaggatgagttcccttttgagtctggttcctctcaaggtttcttcctcatgtcctttcagggagtttttcctcaccaccgtcacctctggctcgctcattaggggtaaattcacatatttacaatttattttggtttaatttaatttgaacgtatttatttctgtaaagctgctttgtgaaaatgtccattgttaaaagcactatacaaataaaactgaattgaatagaattgaattaataaaatgatcTATCTCTCTAGTGATCTATCTGTCTAGCCATgtcaataaagattaatatcCAGTTCTGTCCAATACACGGCACTGTTGTCAAACCATTGAGATTGTTGCACAAGCCCAGAAACCGGTTTTGAACCAAGCTTGCACTCAGGTTCCATATAATCAGGGTTTTGTCCAAATCCCACTCGTGTCCCAGGAGCACAGCTGTACTTCATGTCCTGATCAAATTGTCACACTGTAATGGTGCCATTTATTACACcactacattatttttttagatttaaataaatttacattttaaaatcattccactgattattttatcCTTTGTTTCTTCGTGACCATCATTTAGTGAAAGGTGTCAAGGTCACTTCATTGTAATTTTCCTTTGAAATTAATGGACTCATGGTAAACTCAAAACCATTAGCAAACTCATTTagtctctcaaaaaaaaaaaaaaaaacagaatcaacATCAGCATTGATCAGCAACAGTCTCTCCTTCACTGGCTAAGGATTTTTGTCCACTGAGTAAGTCTTTGTATTTGGAatacatttcaaacattttcagcTCAATCCTACCACCACCTATCTTCTAAGGAAAGATCTCTGCCCCGTATCATTTTCCTACAATGTAATTCCTAATGATCTCAAAACTGCTGCTGTCGCCCCATTACAGACCTCGTCCggtctctgattggctgtacAACCATCAGGTCGTGACTAATTTTTTACCAAATTCTAGCTAGCGAGTTTGAAATTGTGGCCCCACATGCAAGTATTCCTAATTTCAATATTCCTATTCAGCATgtcttattatttataaaacctTGTGTGGATTCCatagtgaaagtgtgtgtgcacacgaaAACTAAAtggcatgtgcaaaaaaaatcagagttATAAAACCTTGAGTACGCACATCTCCACACTGATTCTGCTTTAGAAATCACAATCTTCTTGAAAATGTGCGCAGGTGAAAAAGCCTCTTCTCCCACCTGGTTACCGCCCACAAATATCCATAAATGGGCAAAGCACATTTcctcataaatatttaaatgtgagcCGTCCTATTTATTGCTGAGCTAAAAGAAATAAAGGCGGTCATGCCAAAATATCAATTACAATTTAAGAGCttgttaaaaatatactttGGCATTTGTCTCAGCCATTCACAATAAATATGGGTGGCAGGAGGGAGCTTAAGGATGGCTGGGATTTCCCTGATTTATTAGCTAATTCTCTCTGCAAGAAACCGGTTGCCAGGAATCCAATGGTTGTTAAGACCTGTAAGTGGGTAGGTATTGCCTAATTTGAACATAGTTCCAAGAGAATGGCACTTGGAAATCTAAATTGGCCAGTCATCATCGCTGGCAATGACATGGTCTCTAACAATGTTCTTGTCTTATTCGTAGGTTGGCGTGGTCTTCTAACAATGTCAAAAAGTCACTCTGCCATAGACAATGCATCATTCAGTGTAACCAATTTACAcatctgtgaatgtgtgcaatTGCTTCACAGCTGTTGGGAGTCTGTAATTACTGTCCATGTATCCATCATATAATGCAACAGCCACTGCTCTTACTAAACATCGAATGTTTTTTAGAATTGAGCtataaatgcaacatttttataAGCATCCAATTATTTTGGAGCAAGACAAAGAGATTACTAATATCTATGCAGAGAATGTTGAGTAGTGTAACAAATAATTACCTGAGCTCTTTGTCCATTAAAGTAAGGGAATGCTatgtcttgatgtgcctcaagAAACTGGGTGGAAGCTTTATCTAAACACGGCATTGATGAGTATAAGCAGCTGCTCAATGGTTGATTGATGAAGATTGGCAGCCTTATGTCCACGCCCACTCTAGCACACCTCTACCTTAAAGATCATGTGTTATACTGTGCTCCTAAATGACCACGCAGACTCCATTTTAAACTTCGCTGAAAATTCAGCAAATTTCACCTCTTTCCCGAACACAATATTAGATGATATTATGATTTCTGACTCAAATCTCAAGTCTGAACAGCAAATTAAAGTTCATTTACTGACTATTGGAAGTTTAACAGAGAAATGtgtttcaaaatatttacattttccacaAATGAGAATGTGTACAGACGACAAACAAActcagaaactgaaaaaaaaaaatcatgtttctgTGAATACCTTTTtttgtaacaataaatggaattttttaatgattacatATTCTTAATTACATATTTCTACAGCCTTCATTTGGGTTTATGAtgttctccaggttctcctgtgtgaaACGTCTCACATCGGTTTGTAGATGTAGATGACATTCTTGCAGTTGGGGCAGGTGTGTTCGATGTCCTTGCAGGACGTTATGAAGAAAGGAATCAAGCAGAATGGCCATATGCTGCAGAGAGACGGCAGAGTAAgtgtaaagtggtgtgtgttagCTGGGAGTGAGtttgtgtgcgagtgtgtgagatcTCACCAGAAGAAAAAGAGCGTCCCAGCAATCACCCAGGTGAGAAGTCCATTGACGGGTCGAGTCATTGTGACAATCTGCTGCTGGCAGAAAGTACACGTCGTTGCTGCGGGGACGGATTTCATAGGAGCCTGCATCactgcaatcacacacacacacacacgcacacacattacTGACACCATTAAGCAAAGTTTTTATGACAAACCAAATTCCATTAACCACAAAATGACATTACTGCGAATACAAAGAGCAGAATATATTCTACacaaatacatattacataatactgAGTCACAAAGCTGAAAAAGTCTCACTTTAGAGTTCAAGTGTTCAGTTACCAGCGTGAACTGGCATTCTAACATTCTTATTTTTCTAACTCATAATCTAGGGGTGTGTATCTCTTGATCTTGATCTCTTGGTCTTGATATGTGATCTTCAGTCTGAAGTTTTAAAAATCCATGCAAAGCAGCCAGACATCCATCACAATACTCAAACTTGGAGGAGTGACTAGaactaacagacacagaggccacgcccccttcactgagactgacacacagaggccatgccccttcactgagactgacacacagaggccacgccccttcactgagactgacacacagaggccacgcctccttcactgagactgacacacagaggccacgccccttcactgagactgacacacagaggccacgcctccttcactgagactgacacacagaggccacgcctccttcactgagactgacacacagaggccattggtcattgtgttgtgtttttggtcagtcagtgtgtttttttttttttgttgttcagtcagtgtgttgtgtttttgcaCTTACAGGTCACTATAAATTATGAACCATTGTGTTGAAATTGTGTATAAATTACCCAGAGGACCAGTAGGCTGGACCACTGCTACGGCTGGTGCAGACTGGACTATTACAGGAGGTGGAGGTTGTTCGATGATCACAGGCGGAGGTGCAGACTGGACTATCACAGGAGGTGGAGGTTTTTCAATGATCACAGGCGGAGGTGCAGACTGGACTATCACAGGAGGTGGAGGTTGTTCGATGATCACAGGCGGAGGTGCAGACTGGACTATCACAGGAGGTGGAGGTTGTTCGATGATCACAGGCGGAGGTGCAGACTGATTGATTACATAAGCCATGTTGTGTGGTAACAAAGTTGCTGGCTAAAAtgcactgatactgatacaccTGTGGAAAaacatgggaaaaagaaaaaaaaaactgaaacactgaaaatctCGGTGTGATTCAGTGGGGAATGAATATGGTGCTTGGAATCTGACAGAAGTGTTTGaatgtgaattttatttatttgaattctAAACACATCACATTAACATAATGTTTTTCCTGTGGtgcatttaataaatttacatgttttctttctgtgaATTTGTTGagtaacatttttctttaaaaaaccaTATAATGAAAAAATTTCATGTTAATTTGGACAATGGTGAATCTCCCAGGATTCCCAGGAAAGAGCTGATGCTTTCAGACTCTGGTGCTAGCTGATCACACTTGTCTGCCATGCTCACGtccatgaagtgaagtgaagagacGGGGAGGAGAGTTGGAGCCAAAATGGAAGAACCGCAAAGAGGTCATAGGATCTAAAGTCTTTGTTCTAATGAAATAACTACATTCCTATTAACTCGCTGCCTGGGGCTGCGAACAATTGCCAACAAGTTATAGTTAGCATGGCCTAACTAGCTGGAAGGTTACCTAAATATTCACACTGGGAGTCCAGGGTTTAACATCAACGAGTGCACAAAACTCGTTATTTGAGTATGTGGCACTTTCCTGGGTTGGGCTGGAAATAATGAGACGGGGggcaggcttgggacaactcGAACGcgttctttattttcttttcacttttcagcTATTCTATTTCACTacgcaggcacacacacacacacacacacacacacacagctgtgcagCTCTCTCGGCTCTCATCTCTCTTTGCTTTAATCTTGCTGCccctcactgaaacacagaacacgtTAGAGCAATCCCGCACAGGTGTAGAGCCTTACCACTCCCTTTTCCCGACTCCGCCCTCCACTCGCAAACCTGCGCTCGACCATGTCCCCGCCTCCACAGAGtagtacataaaaaaatttgCTTGACTGCTCTGAAAGCGTCTACTTTTCCCTGGGAATCCCGGATGTTTCCCCTTTgatctaatttacataaaatctgtatttttgagaTCTGAATTTTTTAGATTTCTCAAAACCATAGCAAgtaatttcaaatgaaacgcaAAACACTAAAGGCAAATCCTGCCACCAACATCAAAACCATTggcaaaaatgataaatacaccacagaaaaaaacactacactacacttacactacatcatttgtataaaaatgcatttatgtgGAAACCCACAAGAAGAAACTTCACAAGCAAAATAAGCATCTGCTCAGATAACAAAATTTGTCTCGTCACATAGATCTCAttagctttaataataataatataaaaacataagaCAGTTTATATAAATAGCCTCTTgcttattattatacttttgtatttttattcattatttatttttgcattattatatcTTTCCTATTTTGTCCTTTAGTTTCTTCAAATGtcccaataaataaaaattctttattattttttaaatttatttttaaaatgattattattttctaaaatcagtttgataaatgataatTAGGTTTAACTTCTACTTACTGCAGTAGTATATTGCGAGTGCATATCTGCAAACTCTCAAACGATTCAGAAATTACATCAAATAAAAATGGCACGCATCATCTcttttaaataaactgcaatGTAATTAAATACTTTTCCTTCTAATAGAATTAATTAACACTGACTCTTTCTTTACTCCCATTTAagtccatttatagttttacAACACAAAAGCCTACCTCTGCACTTTGTGTCGATCCTCTCTGAGTGTTAGTGCCCGACTAAATCAGATTACAGACGACACCCCCATTAGTACaaagcaaaaagagaaagagagagagagaaaaaaaaagactaaaggAACATATCGTAAAATTAATGCCACTCCCCTTGCAGTGATACCATCACCAACAGTCAGCAGCTATCAGCAACAATGTTTACTGaaacaagattttttaaaaccagTTTGAAAACTCCTGAGCTACATGAGTCAGTAATGATCAGTAATGGCTGGTTATGATATTGGATGTGAGAATATCTAATACTCAATATCTTTCAACAGGAATGATTATTAGCATGGATTAATAGAGTTGagtaatgcattatatcacgAGGTTGATCAATGGGGTAATATGAAAGTAAGATAGCCCTGCTAGCATATTTATACCTTAGCCCATAAAAATTGagtaataatgtaattttaagTTGTTCCTCGGCTGCTCCCGGTACGAGTCACCacattggtccgcgtatttgacttggcacagtttttacgccggatgcccttcctgacgcaacctccccaattttatccgggcttgggaagCACTCGTCCTCTAGGGAcctaataatgtaattattttacaattataaaagtttataattattataattattatgtaattataaaagtaaaaacaactTATTACAAAATACACTGCTTCAAGGACACCAGCATGACCTACATGTTTATGGAAACGTACTTGTTAATATCACAAacgacattttaaaaattcctgAGATGTTTGGAGAGAAATCAGACGAATCATCTGATTAACAGTTCAGATTATCTGGTTTCTGTTTCTGCATTCCTATAATGTACCTCCCACCTCCGTAACCCTGGAATACTCCTACTTATCGTAAGAAGATTGGATTAAATTGGGAAAATACTGTGTTTACTGAATATTACAGGGGAAGAGATCATGTGTAACAGAGCCACAGAGTGCAGCAGCCTCAACTGGAAAGCCAAAGAAATCTACTACTTCAAGCATGCTGCTATACCTCCAGGCTTATCCGTTCAGCTTGATGATGTCATTGAAACAGAGCTGAACAGCTGAACATCTGTTGAAACTCATAATTGATGGAGAACAAGATCCCCTGGCCTGGGTGCTTAACTTCACCAAGTAAACTTTCCAAGGTTGAGCAGGCAGACCTGCAGACATCTTTCACCCTCAGAAAGATTCGTTACAGGAGGCAACATCATACGTTCTCAACGTTCATGCCTTGAGCCACGTAAAGTGGATATGCTTGTCTTTTTGGAAAGAAACATATGTGAACACTGATCTCTGAAAAGCATACAAGCAAGCAATGTGAGGAAAATCTGTGATGATTCTATTCGGTTTATTAATCTTATAATAATTTAGGTTATCTCTTGTTAATCATTGTTATCCATCTTTTTTGTTATGAAAGATATAACCAGTAAATGTTGCTCATTTGAGCTAATTTCAGTGAGACTATTGGCACTACTGACCAGCAATACTATGCTATTTTCCTACAGAGTTttataaaaaatcatttatttatgtggGAAACAAATCTTGGTTGTTACTGttaagtttattattagtcttataaTATATACTCTTAGATATTTTGTTAttcattgttattttgttattcgCTCATGGAGATGTCCAAGGTCTTGTTATTCATCACCTTAGAGACCTGGAAGCAGAGTACTGGCACAGCGGATCAGAGCTATAGGGGGGAGCTAAACCATTAAGagcttttaaaacaaacaataaaacttGAAACTGCCAGTGCAAGGAAGCGAGTGCAAGGAAGCCAAAACAGTGATGTGGTCTCATTTCTTGGTGCCAGTGAATAATCTCACAGCTGTAGGCAATCAACAGATGCCTTGTTGATCCCAAGATAAAGagaattacagtaatctaaaTGAGAGGAGATAAAAGCATGTAGAACTTGTTTTCTAGGTCTTAAAAAGAGAGGAATGGCTTGATTTTAGAAATTGTTCTAAAACTACTTTTTACAACAGTGTTGATTTGCTGATCAAATCTGAGGaaacaatcaaataaaacactgaggTTCTTCACTTGCAGTCCAACATATTGTGCCAGTACTTCTAAATTATTTGATAGAATATTGGCACATTTAGATTATATTGCCAAAGGCAATAGGTTCTGATTTGTTGTCATTTATGTGAAAAAAACTGTTAGCCATCCAGGTCTTAATATCGTCACTGGGATGTTGTAGTGAGCAAAAGATCATTAGGTTTGAAgggatgaaaagaaaagaaatattatattttcagaTTATAATTTTGAGCAATTTGAGCATATACAATGAAAAAAGGAAGCGGCCCAATACGGATCCTTGGGGAAGACCACATTCAGCAGTAGCAGTGGATGAAAACAAGCTAGTGAGGTTAACTGAGAAAGTCTTTAGGACCTAAACCAGCTCTTCACATCCTCCTGCAGACCAACCATGCGTTCAAGGTGTGCAATGAGCaatgagtatatatatatagaacatTCTAAGTGTGCAATGAGTATATCATGATGTACTGTAAGAAACGCAGCACTGAGATCTAACAAAAGCACAGTTACCAGAATCAACAGCCAGTGATAAAGCATTGGTCACCTTTAACAAGGCAGACTCAGTACTATGCAAGGCTTTAAAACCAGACTGCCATGTTTCAAAGATATTATTTCTCTTCAAGTGTGACCATAACTTGGGTAAGGACTACTTTTCCCAGGACTTTAAACAGTTTCTTTTAACTTTGTATAAACTAATAGGCACAGTGCCAGACATTAAGCAATGTTTTTAAGGGTTAAAACACTCGGGCCTGTTATCTCCAACACCTTTTAAGAGGCAAGAAAGGATAATATCCTGTGGGGAAATAGTGGGCTTTATACAGGAAATAACCTCTTTTACAAATGAGAGGGAAACAGGAAGAAACTGCAGAGCATTCTGGGTCAAGTGAAGGATCATCAGCGGTAGGCATTAAGTGTAGCCTGATGTTGTCAGGTTTACAAAGTACAGAAAGTCCTCACAGGTTTTCAACGTTCTGACAAACTGAGGGGTTAATTACTGAGTTCATTATGTACTAAATGAACTCTTAGGTCTATGGTTATTTTTGGAAATAATATCTGAGAACTAACTTTCCCTGGCTGTTTTTATAGCTTTCTGGAAGGTATCGAGTGAGCTCTTTAAAAATTCATAAGATATAAATGCCGAACTGGCTGCACTCGCTGCAAGCAGTCTCCTACCGACCATCTTCGTGTTCCGGATGTGTCCTCAGCTGACAGACTTTTGGTCAAATGTTTTTGATACACTTAAAAATGCTCTTAAAACAGCCCTCTTTGACATCTCTTTGAGACCTGACTTGACAGCCTCAGCTCGCCAGGTTATTGCTTTTACTGCCTTTTTAGCTAGACGAGCTGTTCTTCTTAAATGGAAACATCTCTCCCCATCAAACGATAGATGGATCCAGGAAATTATTTTGCTGTATAAGACTCGAGAAGTTAAGATGCTCACTCTCAGGATCCCTTAAATCTTTTCATAAGACCTGAAAGCCTTTCTTAGAATTCATCAAAGGCTTACCACTGTAGTGATGTGCTATAACTGACTCCTAATGATACCTAATGGAAAGAGGGAAGATGCCTATTGGAGAGAGGAATGactcttgtttatttatttattttttcccattttgaaGATTGGTTCTGTAATTATTTGGTATTTTGATTGGGGGGTTGGGGGAGGGTTTAAATTGAGACAATCTGCTGTTGGACTTTACTTTCCATTGAATGTACCATTATGTCCTGTCTTGTTACATACCATTGATaaaagatcagaaaaaaaattcctaagATATTTGTAGTTTGTCTTTCGTCCATTTACGCTCTGCTTATCTTACGCATCTTGCTTTCTCACCTAGGTGCTTGTGTACAATCATTCAGCCAAGGCTGGATTTTAAAcctgggttttctggttttaaAAAGGGGAGCAGAGTCAAGGATGGTggaaaaagatggaaaaaaaagaatgattaaTTCCTCTGCACTCTACTTTTGATGCAGGT
This Pangasianodon hypophthalmus isolate fPanHyp1 chromosome 26, fPanHyp1.pri, whole genome shotgun sequence DNA region includes the following protein-coding sequences:
- the LOC113537446 gene encoding uncharacterized protein LOC113537446; protein product: MAYVINQSAPPPVIIEQPPPPVIVQSAPPPVIIEQPPPPVIVQSAPPPVIIEKPPPPVIVQSAPPPVIIEQPPPPVIVQSAPAVAVVQPTGPLVMQAPMKSVPAATTCTFCQQQIVTMTRPVNGLLTWVIAGTLFFFCIWPFCLIPFFITSCKDIEHTCPNCKNVIYIYKPM